The DNA region CGATTTTCCGAGATGAAATGCAGGTGATCACCGGCAACACTGACCCCCTGCATAAACGTGGGTGACCTGAAGCCAATAATCGTGCCCCGGACCTGCTCAAACGAGTGGGAGACCTGCCGCTTCCCGAGCTCGGCAAGCCTCTCACCGGGAGACTTCTGGCCGCCAACGGTACGGACCGTCACTGCCTTGAAGGCACCGTCTACCCTGAAAGCCACATAGTGATTTTTGGTCCCCGGAAGAAGCTGTGACAGGATCTGTGCCAACGTGTCTTTGTCCTGCAGGGGCCTCGAGATCGTGGCTGTGGGTTCAAAGCGAGTAACCATAGCGAAAGGAGCCGATTGCTCTGCGCATGCAGTGCTATCAACGGCAACAACTGAGCCATCGGGTTTCATGTCGTAGATGACCCCATCGAGGATG from Fusarium keratoplasticum isolate Fu6.1 chromosome 12, whole genome shotgun sequence includes:
- a CDS encoding Alpha-acetolactate decarboxylase, yielding MSSNQLFQYSVVSALMDGVAETGITISDLIAHGDHGLGTFRHMVGEMIILDGVIYDMKPDGSVVAVDSTACAEQSAPFAMVTRFEPTATISRPLQDKDTLAQILSQLLPGTKNHYVAFRVDGAFKAVTVRTVGGQKSPGERLAELGKRQVSHSFEQVRGTIIGFRSPTFMQGVSVAGDHLHFISENRDSGGHVLALESDDDLTIAAAPITAVHLQLPSNGEDYNQAELARDDKGIAAVEG